Below is a window of Parafrankia irregularis DNA.
TGTTGACTCACAGCATGCCGTTGACTGGTGAATACGAGCCAAGCCCCGCCGAATGGGTACGCAAGCAGGTCGAGGAGTACGAAAGCTCCGGCGGAACACGCGGCACCGAGCTGCGCGGCGTACCGGTGATCATTCTGACGACCCTGGGCGTGAAGTCGGGCAAGATACGCAAGAGCCCGCTGATGCGGGTCGAGCACGAGGGCCACTACGCGGCGGTCGCCTCCCTCGGTGGCGCGCCGAACCACCCGGTGTGGTTCCACAACATCGTCGCCCATCCGCAGGTGGAGCTGCAGGACGGGCCGATCCGCCAGGACATGGTCGCCCGTGAGGTCACCGGGGCGGAAAAGGCACTCTGGTGGGAACGCGCGGTCGCGGCCTGGCCGGACTACGCGGATTACCAGAAGAAGACCGAACGCGAGATTCCGGTGTTCGTCCTGGATCCCGTCCAAACCGGGTGACCAAACAGGACGGGTAGCCGGAAAGCGACAGGACGCCTAACCGGCACCATTTCTTGCCACCCCGCTCCGTTACCACAGAATTCCTTGGCTGGACCGCCGGCGGAGGCGATCTGGAGTAGCGTTCACGTCGCCTTGCCGAACCATTCGGCGAAGGATTGATGAAACACGAGAGGGGATCAGCGAGAATGGACCAGCAGCAGCGTCAGCAGGTCGAGCAGCAGCTGCGTCGGAACTGGAGCCAGATCCGCTACCGGATCCTGGACCAGTTCGGCCAGGTCAGCACCGCCGACCTTGACGCCGCCACCAGCGTCAACGACCTCGTTGCGCGGATCGCGGACAAGACCCACCACAGCGAGCGGTACGTCCAGAACCGCCTGCAGGAGCTCGCCGGTGTCGGCGCCGGCCAGAACCTCTCCGGTGGTGACCGCCTCGGCGCCAACATCGGCCAGGTCGGCCAGCAGGGTCAGCCGTTCGGCGCTCAGTAGTCCGACTGCCGGCCGGCAGCCTGCACTCCGGCTGCCGGCCGGCAGTTCACTGAACCTTCTCCACCGTCGAACCGGACTTCACGGCATCACTGGCCGCGAACCGTGAGATGGAAGGTTCACAGTTCGGCTCCAGGTCCGGCTCGCCGTCAGGCGGTCCGCCGGACAGATCGATCCGCTACTTGGTGCGTGTGTCAACACATGGTTCACACGCGCCAAGTAGTGCTCGAATCTCCAGAAGGCCGTCGATCAGCTCGAGTGTCGCTGCGTCACGCGGGAGCCGTCGCAGCTCATCGAGCATCGCGTCGGTCTCCTCCACGGTCGGGACGCCGTCAATCGACGCCGCCAGCTCAACAATCGCGGCCATGATCCCACCATCTTCCGGATCCGTAGCGCGTACCGCGCGTCCGAATAACCCTGGTCGGCATGATGCCAGATGGGTGCTCATCGGGCATTACGCAGGTGTCAGGTCCGTTCGGCAGCCAGCGAGACGATCCCCCAATCCCGATCTCCGCGAACAGGCCACCATGCACGCGACGTCCACGGCCAGGTCGTACGAGCGAGGAGCCAACCGCTTTCCGTGGCCTTTCTGTTACGTGTCGACCGGAAGCCCACGTGCTCGTATCGGTGTAGTTACCCGCTCAGCACGTCATCAAGCTCACACCGAGAAATGCCTCGGCCCCGGTGGAGGCCCGCGGCGAGAAAGGCGCGGCCGGGCGTCGGCCGGACCGGGGTGACGAGCGCGGCCCGCGTGAGAGAACCAGCTCCCGGCCCGGTGGCCGGACCCGTCCGCCCGGCCGCGGGAGGGTCCGGGGAACATCGGTCCCGCACAGATCGTCGTTCAGACGACGAAACGTCTCTACGAAGCGGGGTCCACCGATGCCGTACTTCGACCTGGGGGTCGAGACGAGGCTGTTCTTCACCGACGACCCCGCCCAGGACGCTGACGACCCGGCGGCCGAACCGCTGCTCCTGATCCACGGCTGGTGCTGCGACTCGCACGACTGGAACGCCCAGATCCCCGACTTCCTCAGCCACCACCGGGTGATCTCCTTCGACCTGCGCGGGCACGGCCGCTCCACCGGTTCCAAGGGCCTGCGCCCGAGGGTGCTCGCCGCGGACGTCGCCGCGCTGCTGCGCCAGCTCGGCATCACCGGGAGCGCCAGAGGCTCTGGGGGCACTGGGAATGCCGGGAGCGCTGGGGGCCGGGTGGTGGCGGTCGGGCACTCGCTGGGTGCCATGGTGGCCAGCGCGCTGGCCGTCGAGAACCCCGAGCTCGTCCGCGGCGTGGTCGCCGTCGAGCCGGCGTACGGCCTCACCGAGGCAGAGGTCGAGCGGACCGCGCGGACGTTGGGTGACCTGGGCGCGCCGGGCACCCAGCAGCGGTTGTTGCGGTACCTGGCCGCGCTCGCCGGCCCCGAGGCGCCCCGGCCGCTGACGACCTGGCACCGGCGCCGGGCGATGGGGGTGCCGCTCGACGTCGCCCAGGCGGCGCTGGCCGGGATGTGGCTGGCCGAGGACCAGTTCGGCAGCCGGGAGCGCAGCACCGCCTACCTGCGCGGGCGGTCCTGCCCGGTGCTGGCGGTCTACTCCGAGCGGCAGGGCGACCGGGCGGACTGGGAGCGCGGCCTCGCCACCGGCCCCTGCGACGAGGTGCATCAGCTGCCCGGCGGCCACTGGCTCCACCAGGAGCATCCCGACCTGTTCAACTCGCTCGTCCTCGGCTGGATCGACCGGCTGCCCGCCACCGATCGCTCGTCCCGCACCCGGGCCCGGTGTTAGCTTCACTTGGCGTGGAGCCTGTGACGTCCGAAGTGTCGGCGGAGAGTCCCGCGTTATCGCACCAGCCGTGCGGCTACCTGGCTCGGGCCTGGTGGGGCGACGTGCTGGTGGCCGAGTCCCGGGCCGCCGTCCGGGTGCGGGAGGCAACCGAAGATCCCGTTCTCTACTTTCCCCCCGCCGACGTGCGCATCGAGGCCCTGCACAGCGAGGGCCGCGCCATCACCTGCCCGGTCAAGGGCCAGGCACGGCTGTGGACGCTCGAAGGCAAGGTGCAGGCCGGCTCCCGGGACTGGCATGACCCCGGCGGCGTGATCTCCGTCGACGGGCGCGACGCCGTCTGGGCCTTCTCCCAGCCCGCTCCCGGGCTGGAATGGCTGACCGATCTGGTCGCTTTCGACCACGACCGGGTGCGGGTCGAGGTGGTCGACGCCGGCCCGGGTTCGGACGAACGCGACACCACGATCAAGCGGTTCCCCACCTGGGGTGACGCCGCGGACCTGATCGACATCATGAACGTGCGCCCGGCCGGGGACCGCCGGTACGTCAGCACCACGCTGGCGGGCGCGCGGCGGCCGGTCGTCGAGGCCAGCCAGATGCTCGGGCAGGCGATCGTGGCGGCGGGCCGCCACGCGCCCGAGCGCAGGGTCGTCTCGGCGCACATGGTGTTCTACCGGGCGGCGGACGCCCGGGAGCCGCTGGAGTTCGAGATCGACGAGCTCAGCGCCGGCCGCAGCTTCTCGACGCTGGCCGTACACGTCTCGCAGGGTGGGCGCCGCCGCGCGAGCGGCACGCTGCTGCTCGACGTCACCGCCCCGGACGTCGTCCGCCACCAGGCCGCCACCGAGCCGTGCGCGGGCCCCCACGACAGCGAGCCGTACGACATGTCCGTCACCGGGCGGGACATCCGGATGGTCGACGCGGCGTACACCGACGACCCCGACGCACCGGTCGGCCCGCCGGTCATCGACACCTGGGTCCGGTTCCGGGACGTCCCGGCGGACCCGCCGCTGCACGCCGGGCTGCTCACCCAGTTCACCGGCCACATCTCGATCGCGGCCGCGCTGCGTCCGCACGCCGGGGTCGGGCAGAGCCAGGCCCACCGCACGCTGTCGACGGGGATCAACGCGATCGGCATCTCCTTCCACGCCGCGGTGCGCGCGGACGAGTGGATGCGTTATCACCACCTGTCCACGTTCGCCGGCGACGGGATGACCCACTCGGAATGCCGGGTGCACGACGAGGCGGGCGCGCTCGTCGCGTCGTTCACCGTGGACGCCATGCTGCGCCCCTTCGCCCAGAAGGCCCACGCGGCGGACGACCGGCTCGCACTGTGAGCCTGCCGGC
It encodes the following:
- a CDS encoding nitroreductase family deazaflavin-dependent oxidoreductase — translated: MPLTGEYEPSPAEWVRKQVEEYESSGGTRGTELRGVPVIILTTLGVKSGKIRKSPLMRVEHEGHYAAVASLGGAPNHPVWFHNIVAHPQVELQDGPIRQDMVAREVTGAEKALWWERAVAAWPDYADYQKKTEREIPVFVLDPVQTG
- a CDS encoding alpha/beta fold hydrolase, which translates into the protein MPYFDLGVETRLFFTDDPAQDADDPAAEPLLLIHGWCCDSHDWNAQIPDFLSHHRVISFDLRGHGRSTGSKGLRPRVLAADVAALLRQLGITGSARGSGGTGNAGSAGGRVVAVGHSLGAMVASALAVENPELVRGVVAVEPAYGLTEAEVERTARTLGDLGAPGTQQRLLRYLAALAGPEAPRPLTTWHRRRAMGVPLDVAQAALAGMWLAEDQFGSRERSTAYLRGRSCPVLAVYSERQGDRADWERGLATGPCDEVHQLPGGHWLHQEHPDLFNSLVLGWIDRLPATDRSSRTRARC
- a CDS encoding DUF427 domain-containing protein translates to MTSEVSAESPALSHQPCGYLARAWWGDVLVAESRAAVRVREATEDPVLYFPPADVRIEALHSEGRAITCPVKGQARLWTLEGKVQAGSRDWHDPGGVISVDGRDAVWAFSQPAPGLEWLTDLVAFDHDRVRVEVVDAGPGSDERDTTIKRFPTWGDAADLIDIMNVRPAGDRRYVSTTLAGARRPVVEASQMLGQAIVAAGRHAPERRVVSAHMVFYRAADAREPLEFEIDELSAGRSFSTLAVHVSQGGRRRASGTLLLDVTAPDVVRHQAATEPCAGPHDSEPYDMSVTGRDIRMVDAAYTDDPDAPVGPPVIDTWVRFRDVPADPPLHAGLLTQFTGHISIAAALRPHAGVGQSQAHRTLSTGINAIGISFHAAVRADEWMRYHHLSTFAGDGMTHSECRVHDEAGALVASFTVDAMLRPFAQKAHAADDRLAL